One genomic segment of Methanobacterium spitsbergense includes these proteins:
- the sppA gene encoding signal peptide peptidase SppA, which translates to MKRDSKIVLSIVFGGLFFIIILILGISALVGSSNGTINMSPNGDTVAIIPLQGEIAYGSSGINGGSVITPETVQDAISKAEADSSVSSILLDVNSPGGSPVASEEIMEIIKDSKKPVVVWISDVGASGAYLAASSADKIVASPSSMVGSIGVIMELTDLSKYYQMNGINKYSIKAGQYKDMGADYRNLTTDEKNMLQGMVDQDYDHFITIVSDNRHLDKNYTSSIAEGKIYTGTQAKDLKLVDDTGGKTHALDIAAKLGGIKGSYNTVTISTTSGLLDILNSLSSKIAYSIGLGIGNNLKNGTDNNINMPSIY; encoded by the coding sequence ATGAAAAGAGACAGCAAAATCGTTTTATCCATAGTTTTTGGAGGATTATTTTTTATAATAATCCTAATATTAGGAATATCAGCTTTAGTTGGAAGTTCTAACGGTACGATAAATATGAGTCCAAATGGTGATACAGTTGCAATTATACCTTTACAAGGAGAGATTGCATATGGATCATCCGGTATTAATGGAGGAAGTGTTATCACTCCCGAAACAGTGCAAGATGCAATTTCAAAGGCCGAAGCTGATAGCAGTGTTAGTTCAATACTTCTAGATGTTAATAGTCCCGGAGGATCTCCTGTTGCTAGTGAAGAAATAATGGAAATAATTAAAGACAGTAAAAAACCAGTAGTTGTATGGATTAGTGACGTTGGAGCTTCTGGGGCGTATCTAGCAGCTTCTTCAGCAGATAAGATAGTTGCAAGTCCATCATCCATGGTGGGTAGTATAGGTGTGATAATGGAACTAACAGATCTGTCAAAATATTACCAGATGAATGGTATAAACAAATATTCCATTAAAGCAGGCCAGTACAAAGATATGGGTGCGGACTATAGAAATTTAACCACCGATGAAAAAAATATGCTTCAAGGAATGGTTGATCAAGATTATGATCATTTTATTACAATTGTTTCAGATAATAGACATCTAGACAAAAATTATACAAGCAGTATTGCAGAGGGTAAAATATATACCGGAACACAAGCTAAAGATTTAAAACTGGTAGATGACACTGGTGGAAAAACTCATGCACTAGATATAGCTGCAAAACTCGGCGGTATAAAAGGAAGTTATAATACCGTTACAATATCAACAACATCCGGGCTTTTAGACATCCTCAATAGTTTGTCATCAAAAATTGCATATTCAATTGGATTGGGTATTGGAAACAATTTAAAGAACGGTACCGACAACAATATTAATATGCCTTCAATTTATTGA
- a CDS encoding tetratricopeptide repeat protein has translation MKKSITTIILGIILISLAFFTYKTFLSFYLGIYGFIAILDTTFFLKEYYNKTTYIIIVTVVVLGMSILYFSPLFPHNMIIHSNYIVNGLSTLSINILVIGTLLLILLLIGSILKLEKYKKALDLYNKSLKLDSENPKVLYSKGLALLELEEYNKAIKIFSKILKSHPENTKILYSKGLALAEIEEYDNALEIFNRLLKLDPENINAIYCKLFILKILNRNEEALRYRDEAVALDEKILEYCLEENPFKSWKENKNDRQNYICNRNKNSPK, from the coding sequence ATGAAAAAATCGATAACAACAATAATATTGGGAATAATTCTTATTTCATTGGCATTTTTTACTTATAAAACATTTTTAAGTTTTTATTTAGGTATTTATGGTTTTATAGCCATATTAGATACAACATTCTTTTTAAAGGAATATTACAACAAAACTACCTATATAATAATAGTAACTGTAGTTGTGTTAGGAATGTCAATTCTGTATTTTTCTCCGTTATTTCCCCATAACATGATTATACACTCAAATTACATTGTAAATGGGTTAAGTACACTTTCAATAAATATATTGGTTATAGGAACTTTGCTTTTAATTTTACTGTTGATAGGATCAATTTTAAAATTAGAAAAATATAAAAAAGCATTGGATTTATACAATAAATCCCTTAAATTGGACTCTGAAAATCCTAAAGTATTATACAGTAAAGGACTTGCATTATTAGAATTGGAAGAATATAATAAAGCAATTAAAATATTTAGCAAAATTTTAAAATCACATCCTGAAAATACAAAGATTCTTTACAGTAAAGGACTTGCACTAGCAGAAATTGAAGAATATGACAATGCATTGGAAATATTTAACAGGCTATTGAAATTAGATCCAGAGAATATCAATGCAATATATTGTAAATTATTTATCCTTAAAATCTTGAACAGAAATGAAGAAGCTTTAAGATATCGTGACGAAGCAGTTGCATTGGATGAGAAGATTTTGGAATACTGTCTAGAAGAAAACCCATTTAAATCTTGGAAAGAAAATAAAAATGATAGACAGAATTATATTTGTAATCGAAACAAAAACAGTCCAAAATGA
- the mcrB gene encoding coenzyme-B sulfoethylthiotransferase subunit beta, producing the protein MPTYEDRIDLYGVNGKLLEENVPLEAVSPMMNPTIEKIVHEVKRSVAVNLSGIENSLEKAAFGGKSNFVPGRELKIALTENADVLSEKIRKMIQVSDDDDFNIKLINGGDQMLVQMPSQRMTMAADYTVSTLVTGGAVIQAIIDTFDIDKFDAPAVKTAVLGRYPQSVDFMGANVTALLGPPVMLEGLGYGLRNIMANHVVAITKKNTLNAVALSSILEHTAMFETGDALGAFERYHLLGMAYQGLNANNLVFDLVKENGKGTVGTVVASLVERALDDGVIKVEKTMPSGYKIYEPNDWALWNAYAASGLISSVIVNIGASRAAQGIASTILYYNDILEFETSLPGVDYGRVEGTGVGMSFFSHSIYGGGGPGTFHGNHVVTRHSKGFAVPCAAAAMCLDAGTQMFSTEATSGLVGTVYGDIEYFKEPIKYVADGAREIKDNI; encoded by the coding sequence ATGCCAACGTATGAAGATAGAATAGACCTATACGGGGTTAATGGAAAACTTTTAGAGGAAAATGTTCCTTTAGAAGCTGTAAGTCCAATGATGAACCCTACAATCGAGAAAATAGTACATGAAGTTAAACGTTCTGTTGCTGTAAACTTATCAGGGATTGAAAATTCTCTGGAAAAAGCAGCCTTTGGTGGTAAATCAAATTTTGTCCCTGGAAGAGAATTGAAGATTGCCTTGACCGAAAATGCAGATGTACTATCTGAAAAGATTAGAAAGATGATCCAGGTTTCAGATGATGATGATTTCAACATCAAATTGATCAATGGTGGGGATCAGATGCTTGTACAGATGCCGTCACAAAGAATGACAATGGCAGCTGATTACACAGTTTCTACTCTAGTTACCGGCGGAGCAGTTATTCAGGCGATAATCGACACATTTGATATAGATAAATTTGATGCTCCTGCTGTTAAAACAGCAGTACTAGGAAGATATCCTCAAAGTGTGGATTTCATGGGTGCAAATGTCACTGCACTACTTGGACCACCTGTTATGCTCGAAGGACTTGGATATGGTCTTAGAAATATTATGGCCAACCATGTTGTTGCAATTACTAAGAAAAACACACTCAATGCGGTGGCATTATCTTCAATTCTTGAACACACTGCTATGTTTGAAACTGGTGATGCATTAGGTGCTTTTGAAAGATATCATTTATTGGGAATGGCATATCAGGGATTAAACGCTAATAATCTTGTTTTTGATCTTGTAAAAGAAAATGGAAAGGGAACTGTCGGTACTGTTGTTGCATCACTGGTAGAAAGAGCTCTTGACGATGGAGTGATTAAAGTAGAAAAAACCATGCCATCAGGATACAAGATATATGAACCAAATGATTGGGCATTATGGAATGCATATGCTGCATCAGGACTTATAAGTTCTGTAATAGTAAATATTGGTGCATCAAGAGCTGCTCAGGGAATAGCATCCACAATTCTATATTACAACGATATATTAGAATTTGAAACAAGTCTTCCTGGTGTGGACTATGGGCGTGTTGAGGGAACAGGAGTAGGAATGAGCTTTTTCTCTCATTCAATTTATGGTGGTGGAGGTCCAGGTACTTTCCATGGAAACCATGTGGTTACAAGACATAGTAAAGGATTTGCAGTACCCTGTGCTGCAGCTGCAATGTGTTTAGATGCAGGAACTCAGATGTTTTCTACTGAAGCTACTTCAGGATTAGTGGGAACAGTTTATGGGGATATAGAATATTTCAAAGAGCCTATCAAGTATGTTGCTGATGGTGCGCGTGAAATAAAAGATAATATTTAA
- the mcrD gene encoding methyl-coenzyme M reductase operon protein D, whose translation MEEIKAVDVKIFPYRRLKPETTEKLLNGVMDLNGILRILINGKSIPKIVGNGPAKGIQVNHTDRKVIEVKKDNFQLLVSVGEIIITIMYEELDLFLEKLENLLDNNLSFKYDIKVGIFTKTDVTVSDYLKLGLGLEENIDLHLIGMVDPNSKSKETVKLIGD comes from the coding sequence GTGGAAGAAATTAAAGCTGTAGACGTGAAAATATTTCCTTACAGGCGATTAAAACCCGAAACTACAGAAAAATTACTTAATGGGGTCATGGATCTAAATGGAATTCTTAGGATTTTGATTAATGGTAAATCAATTCCTAAAATTGTTGGAAATGGTCCTGCAAAGGGAATTCAGGTAAATCATACTGATAGGAAGGTTATTGAAGTAAAAAAAGATAATTTTCAACTTTTAGTATCTGTTGGAGAGATAATAATAACCATAATGTATGAAGAACTGGATTTATTTCTGGAAAAATTAGAAAACCTACTTGATAATAATTTATCATTTAAATATGATATTAAAGTGGGTATTTTTACAAAAACAGACGTCACTGTATCGGATTATTTAAAATTGGGTTTGGGATTAGAAGAAAATATTGATCTCCATCTTATAGGGATGGTAGATCCAAATTCAAAATCCAAAGAAACTGTAAAATTAATAGGTGATTAG
- the mcrG gene encoding coenzyme-B sulfoethylthiotransferase subunit gamma yields the protein MSYEIQYSPGETKIAENRKNHMDPDFDLKKIREIADEDIVRILGHRNPGEGYKSVHPPLEEIDFEEDMMKEMVEPIPGAKEGNRTRYVQFTDSMYNAPAQPYDRARTYMWRFRGVDTGTLSGRQVIEIRELDLEKISKTLIETELFDPAKTGIRGATVHGHSLRLDENGLMFDALQRYVYNEETDQVSYIKDQVGRHLDKPVNMGEPLDEEHLKEITTIYRSDNISMRDDKEAIQAVETIHAARTDGGFGLEVFKNDLKRKLGE from the coding sequence ATGTCTTATGAAATACAATACTCCCCTGGAGAAACAAAGATTGCTGAAAACCGTAAGAATCATATGGACCCGGATTTTGACCTTAAAAAAATCAGGGAAATAGCTGATGAGGATATAGTAAGAATTTTAGGGCACAGAAACCCTGGAGAAGGTTATAAAAGTGTTCATCCTCCCCTCGAAGAAATAGATTTTGAGGAGGACATGATGAAAGAAATGGTTGAACCAATACCGGGGGCTAAGGAAGGTAACAGAACAAGATATGTTCAATTTACAGATTCTATGTACAATGCACCTGCTCAACCTTATGACCGGGCAAGAACATACATGTGGAGATTTAGAGGTGTAGATACTGGAACACTTTCAGGAAGACAGGTTATAGAAATCAGAGAACTTGATCTCGAGAAAATATCTAAAACACTGATTGAAACCGAATTATTCGATCCAGCAAAGACTGGTATTAGAGGTGCAACAGTTCATGGACACTCATTAAGATTAGATGAGAACGGACTGATGTTCGATGCCCTACAACGGTATGTCTACAATGAAGAAACTGATCAGGTATCTTATATTAAGGACCAAGTAGGAAGACATCTGGATAAACCAGTTAACATGGGAGAGCCCCTGGATGAGGAACATCTCAAAGAAATAACCACCATTTACCGAAGTGACAACATCAGTATGCGTGATGACAAAGAAGCAATTCAGGCAGTTGAAACTATCCACGCAGCTAGAACTGATGGTGGGTTTGGTTTAGAAGTTTTCAAAAATGATTTAAAGCGTAAATTAGGTGAGTGA
- the mcrA gene encoding coenzyme-B sulfoethylthiotransferase subunit alpha: MEQDKKLFLKALKSKFNEDPNEHYTNYYCYGGWEQSPRKKEFNEYSEKLVKERGGLPFYNPDIGVPLGQRKLMSYKVSGTDSYVEGDDLHFCNNSAIQQLSDDIKRTIIVGMDTAHSVLEKRLGVEVTPETINEYMETINHALPGGAVVQEHMVEVHPGLVGDCYAKIFTGDDGLADELDPRFLIDINREFPEEQAEMLKNYIGAKTYQISRVPTLVVRTCDGGTVSRWSAMQIGMSFISAYKLCAGEAAIADFSYAAKHADVIEMGTFLPARRARGPNEPGGIAFGVLADMIQTSRISEDPAEITLEVIAAAAAIYDQIWLGSYMSGGVGFTQYATAAYTDDILDDFVYYGMEYVDKKYGICGTKADMEVVKDISTEVTLYAMEQYEIPALLEDHFGGSQRAAVASAAAGCSTAFATGNSNAGINGWYLSQILHKEVHSRLGFYGYDLQDQCGASNSLSVRSDEGLIHELRGPNYPNYAMNVGHQPEYAGIAQAPHAARGDAFCVNPLIKIAFADKNLGFDFKNPRKSIAKGALREFMPGGERDLINPSG, encoded by the coding sequence ATGGAACAAGACAAGAAGTTGTTTTTAAAAGCTTTAAAAAGTAAATTTAATGAGGATCCTAACGAACATTACACCAACTATTACTGCTATGGTGGTTGGGAACAGTCACCTCGAAAAAAGGAATTCAATGAATATTCTGAAAAACTAGTTAAAGAAAGGGGAGGACTTCCATTTTATAACCCTGACATTGGTGTGCCACTGGGTCAGAGGAAGTTAATGTCTTACAAAGTCTCTGGAACAGACTCATATGTGGAAGGTGATGATCTTCATTTCTGTAACAACAGTGCTATTCAGCAGCTTTCAGATGATATTAAAAGAACAATTATAGTAGGTATGGATACGGCTCATTCAGTGCTTGAAAAACGTTTGGGTGTAGAAGTAACTCCCGAAACAATTAATGAATACATGGAAACAATAAACCATGCATTACCTGGAGGAGCAGTTGTACAGGAACATATGGTTGAGGTTCACCCTGGTCTTGTTGGTGATTGTTACGCCAAGATATTCACAGGAGATGATGGCCTTGCTGATGAACTAGATCCACGTTTCCTTATAGATATTAACAGGGAATTTCCAGAAGAACAAGCTGAAATGCTGAAAAATTATATCGGTGCAAAAACATACCAGATAAGCAGAGTTCCAACGCTTGTTGTAAGAACCTGTGATGGTGGAACCGTATCAAGATGGTCTGCAATGCAAATAGGAATGAGTTTCATTTCTGCTTACAAACTCTGTGCAGGAGAAGCAGCTATAGCTGATTTTTCGTACGCTGCAAAACATGCAGATGTAATTGAAATGGGAACATTTTTACCTGCCAGAAGAGCAAGAGGGCCTAATGAGCCGGGTGGAATTGCATTTGGTGTATTGGCAGATATGATCCAAACATCAAGAATATCTGAAGATCCAGCAGAAATTACCCTTGAGGTAATAGCTGCTGCAGCAGCAATTTATGACCAAATATGGTTAGGATCATATATGTCTGGTGGTGTTGGATTCACCCAATATGCAACAGCAGCATACACAGATGACATTCTAGACGATTTTGTTTATTATGGAATGGAATATGTGGATAAAAAATATGGAATATGTGGAACAAAGGCAGATATGGAAGTTGTTAAAGACATTTCTACCGAAGTTACACTTTATGCAATGGAACAATATGAGATTCCCGCTCTTTTAGAAGATCACTTTGGAGGATCACAAAGAGCTGCAGTGGCATCAGCAGCAGCAGGATGTTCAACAGCATTTGCAACAGGAAATTCCAATGCAGGAATTAATGGATGGTATCTCAGTCAGATACTACATAAAGAGGTCCACAGCAGGTTAGGTTTCTATGGATACGATCTTCAGGATCAATGTGGAGCATCTAATTCTCTTTCAGTTAGAAGTGATGAAGGTTTAATTCATGAATTAAGAGGTCCAAATTATCCTAACTATGCAATGAATGTGGGACATCAGCCGGAATATGCAGGAATTGCTCAGGCTCCTCACGCAGCAAGGGGAGATGCATTTTGTGTCAATCCTTTAATAAAAATTGCATTCGCAGATAAAAACCTCGGATTCGACTTTAAAAATCCAAGAAAATCCATTGCCAAAGGGGCTTTAAGAGAATTTATGCCTGGCGGAGAAAGGGACTTAATTAACCCATCCGGTTAA
- a CDS encoding TetR/AcrR family transcriptional regulator, producing the protein MAMADRREREKKKRQHDIINAAEKLFFSKGYDKVSMNDIALAVELSKATLYLYFENKESLFFAIVLRGTKILNSMILEQVENEYNGMDKMSAYRNAYYKFTKQYPDYIQIYNYFQSGRFNLANQEKTNKKPKPAMNSIPYVNECANEINRLRKERFSILCNSIQKGIEDGTIRPDLDPVEVAVLLSAISKNLSHIPPDHEKALENRGISHEDYFKDVGLFIRHMIINRTD; encoded by the coding sequence ATGGCAATGGCAGATAGACGAGAAAGGGAAAAAAAGAAACGACAGCATGATATTATTAATGCCGCCGAGAAATTATTCTTTTCTAAAGGTTACGACAAGGTTTCTATGAATGATATAGCTTTAGCAGTGGAATTATCCAAAGCAACTCTTTATCTTTACTTTGAAAACAAGGAGTCGTTGTTTTTTGCCATTGTTCTTCGAGGCACGAAAATTCTTAACTCAATGATCCTTGAACAAGTAGAAAATGAGTATAATGGCATGGATAAAATGTCAGCATATAGAAATGCATATTATAAATTTACAAAACAGTATCCTGATTATATCCAAATTTATAACTATTTTCAGTCTGGCCGATTCAACCTTGCAAATCAAGAAAAAACAAATAAAAAACCCAAACCTGCAATGAATTCCATCCCCTACGTTAATGAATGTGCAAATGAGATAAATAGATTGCGTAAAGAAAGATTTTCAATCCTATGTAATTCAATTCAAAAGGGTATTGAAGATGGAACAATACGTCCAGATTTAGATCCTGTTGAAGTAGCAGTTTTATTATCGGCCATTTCTAAAAATTTATCGCATATACCTCCAGATCATGAAAAAGCCCTTGAAAACAGAGGAATAAGTCATGAAGATTATTTCAAAGATGTTGGTTTATTTATCCGGCATATGATAATAAATAGAACAGACTAA
- a CDS encoding shikimate kinase: MKTIVKSPGSATIINAIATGYGSAFGIKRYVTAEVQLKGPDSSIICSADRDVDTSLMEICVKMVINKFKENYGDIEVDTGFSVKTSSTLPVSSGLSSSSATSNSIVMATSKALMKEYDIKSDKIAFNDLELLNIGVDASLEAGVTITGAFDDASASFYGGFTVTNNNTREILKMHDMEQQNILVYMPNRISPTAQSDVRRMKLIAPQVKLAFNEALHGNICNAMTLNGILYCASLAFDPNIALDALDAGATAAGLSGTGPAFVAMASNENVDRVLEAWSSLPGQIFCTEVDNEGTMVIDSG, translated from the coding sequence ATGAAAACCATTGTAAAATCTCCGGGTTCTGCCACAATCATAAATGCAATAGCAACAGGATATGGTTCTGCATTTGGTATAAAACGTTATGTTACTGCTGAAGTTCAATTAAAAGGACCAGATTCATCAATAATTTGCAGTGCTGATAGGGACGTTGACACGTCTCTAATGGAGATCTGTGTGAAAATGGTGATTAACAAATTTAAAGAAAATTATGGTGATATTGAAGTTGATACAGGATTTTCAGTAAAAACAAGTTCAACACTTCCTGTTTCATCTGGCCTTTCAAGCAGCAGTGCAACATCAAATTCTATTGTAATGGCAACATCAAAGGCTTTAATGAAGGAATATGATATAAAATCCGATAAAATTGCATTTAATGATCTTGAACTCTTGAATATTGGGGTTGATGCATCTTTAGAAGCAGGAGTTACCATTACAGGCGCATTTGATGATGCAAGCGCATCATTTTATGGGGGTTTCACTGTTACAAATAACAACACTAGAGAGATCCTAAAGATGCATGATATGGAGCAACAAAATATATTAGTGTATATGCCTAATAGAATTTCACCCACTGCACAATCAGATGTGAGGCGTATGAAACTCATTGCCCCACAAGTTAAACTGGCTTTTAATGAGGCTCTGCATGGAAATATATGCAATGCAATGACTTTAAATGGAATATTGTACTGTGCTTCGTTGGCATTTGACCCAAATATAGCCCTTGATGCTTTGGACGCTGGCGCAACTGCAGCAGGACTTTCAGGAACTGGGCCTGCATTTGTTGCAATGGCATCAAATGAAAATGTTGATAGGGTTTTGGAAGCATGGAGTTCCCTACCAGGACAGATCTTTTGTACAGAAGTTGATAATGAAGGTACCATGGTGATTGACAGTGGATAG
- a CDS encoding chorismate mutase, with protein sequence MDREEALRLLQTSRNKIDEMDELLIDLIEKRTLLARDILNAKLVLGIEIEDKKREEYIHTKIKEIAREKNIDEVSLTRIIKILTDMSKEEQKKILRR encoded by the coding sequence GTGGATAGGGAAGAAGCTTTAAGATTACTTCAAACATCAAGAAATAAGATAGATGAAATGGATGAATTGTTAATTGATCTTATAGAGAAAAGAACATTACTTGCCCGTGATATTCTTAATGCAAAGTTAGTTCTTGGCATAGAAATTGAAGATAAAAAACGGGAAGAATATATCCATACTAAAATTAAAGAAATAGCAAGAGAAAAGAATATTGATGAGGTCAGTCTTACCCGTATAATAAAAATATTAACTGATATGAGTAAAGAAGAACAAAAGAAAATTTTAAGGAGGTAA
- a CDS encoding 30S ribosomal protein S17e — MGNIRTSFVKRTSKELIETYEGKFTTDFDENKKLVEEFTTVSTKHLRNKIAGYVTRLVRNQS; from the coding sequence ATGGGAAATATTAGAACATCATTTGTTAAAAGAACATCTAAAGAATTAATTGAAACTTACGAGGGTAAATTCACAACAGATTTTGATGAGAACAAAAAATTAGTTGAAGAATTCACTACAGTCAGCACAAAACATTTAAGAAATAAAATAGCTGGATATGTAACAAGATTAGTAAGGAATCAATCTTAA
- a CDS encoding aspartate kinase — protein MEIIVAKFGGTSIGNGDRIKKAAESVVKEYMKGKKVVVVVSAINKTTDEILKTVDDAIGESITEKQLADIISMGEITSVRVFSSTIESLGVKSEYLDPYMDNWPIITDSNYLNANINFEITEAKTKELIKILDQGIIPVLCGFIGKDEDGTLTTLGRGGSDITAFLLGHCLKAEEVVIVTDVGGVMSTDPNKLQSAKKLDKISVEEMRDLATHGAKVLHPHALRYKDPLINAKIIGFEHGDLSAIGTEIIGPAGNHMLKTTALNVEPISVIAVVGEEILTKIGVLSALTDALAENKINIYGISTGQNSVTLFIDKSLVDTAHEILHDVVVQCNDLSSLSVGTDIAMITVASQDFIDTPGIITRITEPLRKNKINIVEISSSQTSVVIFVEWNDGKRAYELVRSVLE, from the coding sequence ATGGAAATAATAGTGGCCAAATTCGGTGGAACTTCTATAGGTAATGGAGATAGAATAAAAAAAGCTGCAGAATCTGTTGTTAAAGAATATATGAAGGGAAAGAAGGTAGTTGTTGTTGTATCAGCAATAAACAAAACAACAGATGAGATTCTTAAGACAGTTGACGATGCAATTGGAGAATCCATTACAGAGAAACAACTTGCAGACATAATTTCAATGGGTGAAATTACAAGTGTGAGAGTATTCTCTTCAACAATAGAGTCTCTTGGTGTTAAATCCGAATACTTGGATCCTTATATGGATAACTGGCCCATTATTACCGATAGCAATTATTTAAATGCTAATATTAACTTTGAAATAACAGAGGCTAAAACAAAGGAACTTATAAAGATATTAGATCAGGGTATAATTCCTGTTCTGTGCGGTTTCATTGGTAAAGATGAGGATGGTACATTAACCACCCTAGGACGCGGTGGAAGTGATATTACTGCCTTTTTACTTGGACATTGTCTCAAGGCCGAAGAGGTTGTTATTGTAACAGATGTTGGCGGTGTAATGTCAACGGATCCAAACAAACTTCAATCTGCAAAAAAACTGGATAAAATATCAGTTGAAGAGATGAGAGACCTTGCAACACATGGTGCAAAGGTTTTACATCCCCATGCTTTAAGATACAAGGATCCGCTCATAAACGCCAAGATTATAGGATTTGAACACGGCGATCTATCTGCAATTGGAACCGAAATCATAGGGCCAGCAGGTAACCATATGTTGAAAACCACAGCACTTAATGTGGAACCTATATCTGTTATAGCAGTAGTTGGAGAAGAGATACTAACCAAAATTGGAGTACTTTCAGCGCTCACTGATGCACTCGCAGAGAACAAAATTAATATCTATGGTATATCAACGGGTCAAAATTCTGTAACCCTATTCATTGATAAATCATTAGTTGACACAGCACATGAAATACTACACGATGTAGTGGTACAATGCAATGATCTAAGTTCATTATCGGTTGGAACAGACATAGCAATGATAACAGTAGCGAGTCAGGACTTTATAGATACTCCTGGAATAATTACAAGGATAACTGAGCCTTTACGTAAAAATAAGATAAATATCGTAGAAATCTCTTCAAGTCAAACTTCTGTAGTAATTTTTGTAGAATGGAATGATGGTAAAAGAGCTTATGAACTTGTAAGGAGCGTCTTAGAATGA
- the dapA gene encoding 4-hydroxy-tetrahydrodipicolinate synthase, whose translation MNLKGTTVAMITPFTKEDGVDEAGMRENINYLIDRGVDGLLAAGTTGESATITHDEQRKMIDILIDEVNGKVNTIAGAGSNSSKEALGLVQYAENAGADAALVITPYYNKPQQHGLYEHYKMLEESTDIPIIVYNVPSRTGTDIDVETIIKVAKLDKIVAIKEANPNLDKVSAIIKGIQDQDIENFMVLSGNDDLTLPMISQGAMGVISVVANVDPLRMSQMVNAALKGDFVKAGKLHYELYDLMKVLFIESNPVPAKESLNMMGRPSGHVRMPLAPMKDESISKLKQVLKDLDLV comes from the coding sequence ATGAATTTGAAAGGTACAACAGTTGCCATGATAACCCCATTTACTAAAGAAGATGGGGTTGATGAGGCAGGAATGCGTGAAAACATAAACTATCTAATTGATAGAGGAGTTGATGGATTATTGGCCGCAGGTACAACCGGTGAATCTGCCACAATAACCCACGACGAACAAAGAAAAATGATCGACATCCTAATTGACGAGGTCAATGGAAAGGTAAATACCATTGCCGGTGCTGGAAGTAACTCATCAAAGGAAGCCCTAGGACTTGTTCAGTACGCTGAAAATGCAGGTGCAGATGCTGCCCTGGTAATAACACCATATTACAACAAACCTCAGCAACATGGACTTTATGAACATTATAAAATGCTCGAAGAATCAACAGATATCCCTATAATAGTTTATAATGTACCTTCAAGAACAGGTACTGACATAGATGTTGAAACCATTATAAAAGTTGCCAAACTAGATAAAATCGTAGCCATAAAAGAGGCAAACCCTAATCTGGACAAGGTTTCAGCAATAATAAAAGGGATTCAAGATCAAGACATAGAAAACTTCATGGTTCTATCTGGAAACGACGACCTCACACTACCAATGATCTCACAAGGTGCAATGGGTGTTATTAGTGTTGTTGCAAATGTTGATCCATTAAGAATGAGTCAAATGGTTAACGCAGCGCTCAAAGGAGACTTTGTAAAAGCTGGAAAACTCCATTATGAGCTTTATGACTTAATGAAGGTTCTTTTCATAGAATCAAATCCTGTACCTGCAAAAGAATCCTTAAATATGATGGGACGGCCCTCAGGGCACGTTAGAATGCCACTCGCTCCAATGAAGGACGAAAGTATTTCAAAGTTAAAACAGGTCTTAAAGGACCTAGATTTAGTTTAA